Proteins encoded together in one bacterium window:
- a CDS encoding class I tRNA ligase family protein, which yields MIMAGEHFCGERPFHTVYIHGTVRDKLGRKMSKSLGNGIDPLDVVKLYGRDALRFTLLSQAAAGQDLFIDMKSFEIGRNFTNKVWNASRLILMSIGDERFKVEELKAPSPKTLADRWILSRLATAVREVNEAYEQFRLDEVVSTIHRFFWRELCDWFLEAAKLRIKEDRDEKILTLTVFETVLRLMHPILPYLTEELWHRLGENVVEGLIPDDKPTIMLAEYPDFKQFEKFVDSKAEVDFEKVKELIIAARNIKANMGIGTKKVGEILLIPKGDDERRIFEGQQELIVFLARVNGAKTIYDKPDAKCGIAATELGEMFIPLEGIVDVEKEVARIEKEIVQLEKIIEASERKLANKDFIKKAPKDVVEAEIKKKEQFEEKLKILRAQLESIK from the coding sequence GTATGATTATGGCAGGTGAGCATTTCTGCGGCGAAAGACCTTTCCATACCGTTTATATACATGGGACTGTTCGAGATAAGCTCGGTAGAAAAATGTCGAAATCCCTCGGTAACGGTATTGACCCGCTCGATGTGGTGAAGCTTTACGGCAGGGATGCACTCAGATTCACGCTGCTTTCTCAGGCTGCTGCTGGTCAAGACCTGTTTATCGACATGAAGTCGTTCGAGATAGGGCGGAATTTCACGAATAAGGTGTGGAACGCGAGCCGACTTATACTTATGAGCATAGGTGATGAACGATTTAAGGTTGAAGAGCTTAAGGCTCCGAGCCCAAAGACGCTTGCAGACAGGTGGATTCTTTCCCGACTCGCCACTGCGGTTAGGGAAGTTAACGAGGCGTACGAGCAATTTAGATTGGACGAGGTGGTTTCGACTATTCACAGGTTTTTCTGGCGCGAGCTCTGCGATTGGTTTCTTGAGGCAGCCAAACTTCGAATAAAGGAGGACAGGGACGAAAAAATTCTAACATTAACTGTGTTTGAGACTGTGCTACGACTCATGCATCCGATTCTGCCTTACTTAACTGAAGAGCTTTGGCACAGATTGGGAGAGAATGTGGTTGAGGGGTTGATTCCGGACGATAAGCCAACGATAATGCTTGCTGAATATCCCGATTTCAAGCAGTTCGAAAAATTCGTTGACAGCAAAGCAGAAGTTGACTTCGAGAAAGTAAAGGAGCTGATAATCGCAGCCAGAAACATAAAAGCCAATATGGGTATAGGAACTAAAAAGGTCGGAGAAATATTGCTTATACCCAAAGGTGATGACGAAAGGAGAATTTTTGAAGGCCAGCAAGAACTTATAGTATTCCTTGCTCGGGTGAATGGTGCGAAAACGATTTATGATAAGCCTGATGCCAAATGTGGTATTGCTGCAACCGAGCTCGGAGAAATGTTCATACCTCTTGAGGGTATTGTTGATGTGGAAAAGGAGGTAGCAAGAATTGAAAAGGAAATAGTGCAATTAGAGAAGATAATAGAAGCGAGCGAGAGAAAACTTGCAAATAAGGATTTTATAAAGAAAGCGCCAAAAGATGTGGTCGAGGCTGAAATAAAGAAAAAAGAACAATTTGAGGAAAAATTAAAAATTCTTCGTGCTCAACTTGAATCGATAAAATAA